The Streptomonospora litoralis genome window below encodes:
- a CDS encoding class I SAM-dependent methyltransferase: MITVDFSLFPVGPGDRVLDLGCGGGRHAFEVYRRGADVVAFDQNENDLAEVADMFAAMRAAGEAPAETEAAAETVKGDALGMPFDDGFFDRVIASEIFEHIPHDTAAMAELYRVLRPGGIAAVTVPSWLPERLCWALSEEYHTNEGGHIRIYTRAELEAKLKTAGFEIGPHHHAHALHSPYWWIKCAVGTSDDDHPLAAAYHRLLVWDMLQAPRLTRTTEKFLNPLIGKSVVVYLRKPHRGGAESTA, encoded by the coding sequence CTGATCACCGTCGACTTCTCCCTGTTCCCCGTGGGACCCGGCGACCGCGTCCTCGACCTCGGCTGCGGCGGCGGCCGGCACGCCTTCGAGGTCTACCGCCGCGGCGCCGACGTGGTCGCCTTCGACCAGAACGAGAACGACCTCGCCGAGGTCGCGGACATGTTCGCCGCCATGCGCGCCGCCGGCGAGGCCCCGGCCGAGACCGAGGCCGCCGCCGAGACCGTCAAGGGCGACGCCCTCGGCATGCCCTTCGACGACGGCTTCTTCGACCGCGTCATCGCCTCGGAGATCTTCGAGCACATCCCGCACGACACCGCGGCGATGGCCGAGCTGTACCGGGTGCTGCGACCGGGCGGCATCGCCGCGGTCACCGTGCCCAGCTGGCTGCCGGAGCGGCTGTGCTGGGCGCTGTCGGAGGAGTACCACACCAACGAGGGCGGACACATCCGCATCTACACCCGCGCCGAGTTGGAGGCCAAGCTCAAGACCGCCGGGTTCGAGATCGGTCCGCACCACCACGCCCACGCCCTGCACTCCCCCTACTGGTGGATCAAGTGCGCGGTGGGCACCTCCGACGACGACCACCCGCTGGCCGCGGCCTACCACCGGCTGCTGGTGTGGGACATGCTGCAGGCCCCGCGCCTCACCCGCACCACCGAGAAGTTCCTCAACCCGCTGATCGGCAAGAGCGTCGTCGTCTACCTGCGCAAACCGCACCGCGGCGGCGCGGAGAGCACGGCATGA
- a CDS encoding glycosyltransferase family 4 protein, giving the protein MPHPDRALRVALLSYRSKPHCGGQGVYVRHLSRELAALGHDVTVFSGQPYPELDPGVRLEKVPSLDLYNDAAPFTTPPLRQWRDWIDVLEVATMWTAGFPEPLTFSLRALRELRARSDEFDVVHDNQTLGYGQLGIRAAGLPMVTTIHHPITVDRRIEVEQARGWQRISKRRWYSFVRMQGRVARRLDPVLVPSRSSADDIVREFGVRRSAVDVVPLGVDTRCFHPRPAGARIPGRLVCVASADSPLKGVATLLRATAKLATERDVSLTVVSRPTPGGPTDRLVDELSLRDRVTFVNGIDDTELAEELARAEVAVVPSYYEGFSLPAVEAMACGTPLVASRAGAIPEVVGPDGEAARLTEPGDPEELAAAIGGLLADADARTAMSTAAWNRVQERFTWRAVAEATARRYTHAIDAADGRAHRPAARL; this is encoded by the coding sequence ATGCCGCACCCCGATCGCGCCCTGCGCGTCGCCCTGCTGTCCTACCGCAGCAAACCGCACTGCGGCGGCCAAGGCGTCTACGTCCGCCACCTCTCCCGCGAGCTGGCCGCCCTGGGCCACGACGTCACCGTCTTCTCCGGCCAGCCCTACCCCGAACTCGACCCCGGCGTGCGCCTGGAGAAGGTCCCCAGCCTGGACCTCTACAACGACGCCGCGCCGTTCACCACCCCGCCCCTGCGGCAGTGGCGCGACTGGATCGACGTGCTGGAGGTCGCCACCATGTGGACGGCCGGATTCCCCGAACCCCTCACCTTCTCCCTGCGCGCGCTGCGCGAACTGCGCGCCCGCAGCGACGAGTTCGACGTCGTCCACGACAACCAGACACTAGGCTACGGCCAGCTCGGCATCCGAGCCGCGGGCCTGCCCATGGTCACCACCATCCACCACCCCATCACCGTCGACCGGCGCATCGAGGTCGAACAGGCCAGAGGCTGGCAGCGCATCAGCAAACGCCGCTGGTACAGCTTCGTCCGGATGCAGGGCCGCGTCGCCCGCCGCCTCGACCCCGTCCTCGTGCCCTCCCGCTCATCGGCCGACGACATCGTCCGCGAGTTCGGGGTGCGCCGCTCCGCTGTGGACGTCGTCCCGCTCGGCGTGGACACCCGCTGCTTCCACCCCCGCCCCGCGGGCGCGCGCATCCCCGGCCGCCTGGTGTGCGTGGCCAGCGCCGACAGCCCGCTCAAGGGCGTCGCCACACTGCTGCGCGCCACCGCCAAGCTCGCCACCGAACGCGACGTCTCGCTGACCGTCGTCAGCCGCCCCACCCCGGGCGGGCCCACCGACCGGCTCGTCGACGAACTGAGCCTGCGCGACCGCGTCACGTTCGTCAACGGCATCGACGACACCGAACTGGCCGAGGAGCTGGCCCGGGCCGAGGTCGCCGTCGTACCGTCCTACTACGAGGGATTCTCGCTGCCGGCCGTCGAGGCGATGGCCTGCGGCACCCCGCTGGTCGCCAGCCGCGCCGGCGCCATCCCCGAAGTCGTCGGCCCCGACGGCGAGGCCGCACGTCTGACCGAGCCCGGAGACCCCGAGGAGCTGGCCGCCGCCATCGGCGGCCTGCTCGCCGACGCCGATGCCCGCACCGCCATGAGCACGGCCGCCTGGAACCGCGTCCAGGAGAGGTTCACCTGGCGGGCGGTCGCCGAAGCCACTGCGCGCCGCTACACCCATGCGATCGACGCCGCCGACGGCCGCGCCCACCGGCCCGCCGCGCGCCTGTGA
- a CDS encoding MBL fold metallo-hydrolase, translating into MRPLPPVEDLGEGVWSVPVPIPGNPLGYTLVYALESPRGPVLVDAGWHHDDSWQALTAGLEDIGTSVDDVYGVVVTHFHPDHSGLAGRVRDASDAWIAMHRADAELVGDLARLGEDEQHARQLRRAADAGAPSAELDRLAEEAPRMRIPAVPDRTLDDGAFADLPGRKLRAVWTPGHTPGHICLHLEEGDRLFTGDHVLPTITPHIGLYTFDGGDDPLGAFLDSLDRLADTSADTRALPAHEHRFTGIGRRAAEIAEHHEAKLDELAGLLDTSGATLWELSARLPWRRDWADMEVTARRMAAAETAAHIRTLERRGHAVAGTDAAGVLRWQTAGSAVAPDAPRP; encoded by the coding sequence ATGAGACCGCTGCCGCCGGTTGAGGACCTGGGCGAAGGCGTGTGGAGCGTGCCGGTGCCGATCCCCGGCAACCCCCTCGGCTACACCCTCGTCTACGCACTGGAAAGCCCGCGAGGGCCGGTCCTCGTCGACGCCGGCTGGCACCACGACGACTCCTGGCAGGCGCTCACCGCCGGCCTGGAGGACATCGGGACCTCCGTCGACGACGTGTACGGCGTCGTCGTCACCCACTTCCACCCCGACCACTCCGGTCTCGCCGGGCGCGTGCGCGACGCCTCCGACGCCTGGATCGCCATGCACCGCGCCGACGCGGAACTCGTCGGCGACCTCGCCCGCCTCGGCGAAGACGAGCAGCACGCCCGGCAACTGCGCCGCGCAGCCGACGCCGGCGCCCCCTCCGCCGAACTCGACCGCCTCGCCGAGGAGGCACCGCGCATGCGGATTCCCGCGGTGCCCGACCGGACCCTCGACGACGGCGCGTTCGCCGACCTGCCCGGCCGCAAACTGCGCGCCGTGTGGACACCGGGCCACACCCCCGGCCACATCTGCCTGCACCTCGAAGAGGGCGACCGGCTGTTCACCGGCGACCACGTGCTGCCCACCATCACACCGCACATCGGCCTCTACACCTTCGACGGCGGCGACGACCCGCTCGGCGCGTTCCTGGACTCCCTCGACCGGCTCGCCGACACCTCCGCCGACACCCGCGCCCTGCCGGCCCACGAGCACCGCTTCACCGGCATCGGCCGACGCGCCGCCGAGATCGCCGAGCACCACGAGGCCAAACTCGACGAGCTGGCCGGCCTACTCGACACCTCGGGCGCCACCCTGTGGGAGCTGAGCGCGCGCCTGCCGTGGCGCCGCGACTGGGCCGACATGGAGGTCACCGCCCGCCGCATGGCCGCCGCCGAGACCGCCGCCCACATACGCACCCTGGAACGCCGCGGGCACGCGGTGGCCGGCACCGACGCCGCGGGCGTGCTCCGCTGGCAGACCGCGGGCTCCGCGGTTGCGCCGGACGCGCCCCGCCCCTGA
- a CDS encoding TetR family transcriptional regulator, with translation MRSRSQNQRRKRIVQTAAALALRGGVEAMQMRAVAERAGVALGTLYRYFPSKMDLVVAVVAEELDLLETSISRRPPTAETAAGRAVDVLMRATRGLMREPELADALVRSLIMAEAKTELGARITDLLWRVATGAPASSGEDTEQSPPQPDRGDAAYIRVASLASVWIFELLEVLKGDRDVDEVEARLRIAAEPLLAHC, from the coding sequence ATGCGCTCGCGAAGCCAGAACCAGCGCCGCAAGCGGATCGTGCAGACAGCGGCGGCCCTGGCGCTGCGCGGCGGCGTCGAGGCGATGCAGATGCGGGCGGTGGCCGAACGCGCCGGAGTCGCCCTGGGCACGCTCTACCGCTACTTCCCCTCCAAGATGGACCTCGTCGTCGCGGTGGTCGCCGAGGAGCTGGACCTGCTGGAGACCAGCATCAGCCGCCGTCCGCCCACGGCCGAGACAGCCGCGGGCCGCGCCGTCGACGTACTGATGCGGGCCACCCGCGGCCTGATGCGCGAGCCCGAGCTGGCCGATGCACTCGTGCGCTCGCTGATCATGGCCGAGGCCAAGACCGAGCTGGGCGCCCGGATCACCGACCTGCTCTGGCGTGTCGCGACCGGCGCGCCCGCGTCCTCGGGGGAGGACACCGAGCAGAGCCCTCCGCAGCCCGATCGGGGCGACGCCGCTTACATCCGCGTGGCCTCGCTGGCCAGTGTGTGGATCTTCGAACTGCTGGAGGTTCTCAAGGGCGACCGGGACGTCGACGAGGTCGAGGCGCGCCTGCGGATCGCCGCCGAGCCGCTGCTCGCCCACTGCTGA
- a CDS encoding RNA polymerase sigma factor, whose translation MTTQSAHSGSAAHPVRPVAPGQSSRAMAGRHSAAPGAELAAALRSGTGHERCYDLFAPQLYRYCWSLLGPGGSGAEPDRAAAAVYETYLAAAHSIGALRDDREFAAWLYALARTAARRRGFTPRSPYAQLPTAAVEQAVVQLSLRLPPSHRELLELYLRHGLPTGRIARVLGLSDDTAAELCRTGVLRSAELLARYSLAPERTGGHGPDRGVRAVLAELEPPGPPPALRERVVEGCGSTLAAEDRRAAAEALAPLGEDGFPLHRNRAPATRAADGDDPGGAANAGRAGSDLADAAALPRDRVTTRDVPPRSDPEPVAELRGADAPGSTGRTRRRWLTPVTAVVAAAAVVASLWGAVAAVRAGADDTVTGSQVPAPPTAAPSVEGSPGAAARPADAGGSGDTDQVRPEPLVDATATQPSAPADGASPAPGQQDSSQAPEPGAADGAADDSSAAAQAPGGQGGQGQQGSQSGNGSGEQRDGGSAGGGSAEGAEGAGGSGGSDADSGSGGSGQGGGDGSEDDGGPVSDLLGGLLGLLGAGG comes from the coding sequence GTGACAACGCAGTCCGCACACTCGGGAAGCGCCGCGCATCCGGTGCGGCCGGTAGCGCCCGGGCAGTCCTCGCGCGCCATGGCGGGTCGGCACAGCGCGGCACCCGGTGCCGAACTGGCCGCCGCGCTGCGCAGCGGTACCGGCCACGAACGCTGCTACGACCTGTTCGCGCCCCAGCTCTACCGGTACTGCTGGTCGCTGCTGGGCCCCGGCGGCAGCGGCGCCGAGCCCGACCGGGCCGCTGCCGCGGTCTACGAGACCTACTTGGCCGCCGCCCACAGCATCGGCGCGCTCCGCGACGACCGGGAGTTCGCGGCCTGGCTCTACGCCCTGGCCCGCACCGCGGCCCGGCGGCGCGGTTTCACACCGCGCTCGCCATACGCGCAACTGCCCACCGCGGCCGTGGAGCAAGCGGTCGTACAGCTGTCGCTGCGGTTGCCCCCGAGCCACCGCGAACTGCTGGAGCTGTACCTGCGCCACGGCCTGCCCACGGGACGAATCGCCCGTGTCCTCGGCCTCAGCGACGACACGGCCGCCGAACTGTGCCGCACCGGGGTGCTGCGCTCGGCCGAGCTGCTGGCCCGCTACTCCCTTGCGCCCGAGCGCACCGGCGGCCACGGACCCGACCGCGGCGTGCGGGCGGTGCTGGCCGAGCTCGAACCGCCCGGGCCGCCGCCGGCGCTGCGCGAGCGCGTCGTCGAGGGCTGCGGTTCCACTCTGGCCGCCGAGGACCGCCGCGCCGCGGCCGAGGCCCTGGCCCCGCTGGGCGAGGACGGCTTCCCGCTGCACCGCAACCGAGCGCCCGCCACCCGCGCCGCCGACGGCGACGATCCGGGCGGCGCCGCGAACGCCGGACGCGCCGGTTCGGACCTCGCCGACGCGGCCGCGCTGCCGCGCGACCGCGTCACCACCCGCGACGTGCCGCCCCGGAGCGATCCCGAACCCGTGGCAGAACTCCGCGGCGCGGACGCCCCGGGTTCGACCGGCCGGACACGGCGGCGCTGGCTGACCCCCGTCACCGCGGTGGTCGCCGCGGCGGCGGTCGTAGCGAGCCTGTGGGGTGCGGTGGCCGCGGTTCGGGCCGGCGCCGACGACACGGTGACCGGCTCACAGGTCCCGGCGCCGCCCACCGCCGCGCCCTCCGTCGAGGGCAGCCCGGGAGCCGCCGCCCGACCGGCCGATGCGGGCGGCTCCGGAGACACCGACCAAGTACGCCCGGAACCGCTGGTGGACGCGACCGCAACCCAACCGTCGGCCCCGGCGGACGGCGCTTCGCCGGCGCCGGGACAGCAGGACTCCTCGCAGGCGCCCGAGCCGGGTGCCGCCGACGGCGCGGCGGACGATTCCTCCGCGGCCGCTCAGGCACCCGGCGGCCAAGGCGGCCAGGGGCAGCAGGGATCGCAGAGCGGGAACGGCTCGGGCGAACAGCGTGACGGCGGCTCTGCAGGCGGCGGTTCCGCCGAGGGCGCCGAGGGCGCCGGGGGATCGGGCGGATCGGACGCGGATTCCGGTTCGGGCGGCTCCGGCCAGGGCGGCGGCGACGGCTCCGAGGACGACGGCGGCCCGGTCTCCGACCTCCTCGGCGGCCTGCTCGGCCTCCTCGGCGCAGGCGGGTGA
- the nadA gene encoding quinolinate synthase NadA: protein MATVTAAAETATRREWAAEVRRLAKSRDAVILAHNYQRPEIQDVADHTGDSLALSRLAAEVDASTIVFCGVHFMAETAKILSPEKTVLLPEPAAGCSLADTITAEDVRNWRAEHPGATVVAYVNTSAAVKAETDICCTSSNAADVIRSIPEDREILFLPDQFLGAHVKRITGRDNIHVWMGECHVHAGIDGHTLRERVAAEPDAELYVHPECGCATSALYLVGSGAVPQERVKVLSTGGMLSAAEESSAGKVLVATETGMLHQLRSANPSTAFEAVNPRAECHYMKMITAEKLLGSLRDGSGEILVDDETAAKARRSVERMVAIGTPSRGGE, encoded by the coding sequence ATGGCAACCGTCACCGCCGCAGCAGAGACCGCGACCCGCCGGGAGTGGGCCGCAGAGGTCCGCCGGCTGGCGAAGAGCCGCGACGCGGTCATCCTCGCCCACAACTACCAGCGCCCCGAGATCCAGGACGTGGCCGACCACACCGGCGACTCCCTCGCACTGTCGCGCCTGGCCGCCGAGGTGGACGCGAGCACGATCGTCTTCTGCGGAGTCCACTTCATGGCCGAGACGGCCAAGATCCTCTCGCCGGAGAAGACGGTCCTGCTGCCCGAGCCTGCCGCGGGCTGCTCGCTGGCCGACACGATCACCGCCGAGGACGTGCGCAACTGGCGCGCGGAGCACCCGGGCGCGACCGTCGTCGCCTACGTCAACACCAGCGCGGCGGTCAAAGCCGAGACCGACATCTGCTGCACCTCCTCCAACGCGGCCGACGTGATCCGATCCATCCCCGAGGATCGGGAGATCCTGTTCCTGCCCGACCAGTTCCTCGGCGCCCACGTCAAGCGGATCACCGGGCGCGACAACATCCACGTGTGGATGGGCGAGTGCCACGTGCACGCCGGGATCGACGGGCACACCCTGCGCGAACGCGTCGCCGCCGAGCCCGACGCCGAGCTGTACGTGCATCCCGAGTGCGGCTGCGCCACCTCCGCCCTCTACCTGGTGGGTTCGGGGGCGGTACCCCAGGAGCGGGTCAAGGTCCTCTCCACCGGCGGCATGCTCAGCGCCGCGGAGGAGTCCTCGGCGGGCAAGGTACTGGTGGCCACCGAGACCGGAATGCTGCACCAGCTGCGCTCGGCCAACCCCTCCACCGCCTTCGAGGCCGTGAACCCGCGGGCGGAGTGCCACTACATGAAGATGATCACCGCCGAGAAGCTGCTCGGATCGCTGCGCGACGGCAGCGGCGAGATCCTGGTCGACGACGAGACCGCGGCCAAGGCGCGCCGCTCGGTCGAGCGGATGGTCGCCATCGGCACCCCTTCGCGCGGCGGGGAGTGA
- a CDS encoding NUDIX hydrolase gives MLAVVFQIRGDKLSVLLWQRARRPYEEHWVLPGGRLGAVEGLDVSIRRQLAQKVDVRDLTHLEQLETRGDPGRHPQGRILATAYLGLVPADIDPVVPEDTSWHAASELPDMGFDHAAIVHSGRKRLRAKLSYTNVGFALAPPEFTVSELSRYYRAALGHDVAATNLRRVLLRRGQIEETGGFVPSGRSGGRPAALFRFRARRLEITDAFAVLRPPAGA, from the coding sequence GTGCTGGCGGTGGTCTTCCAGATCCGCGGCGACAAGCTGAGCGTGCTGCTGTGGCAGCGTGCGCGCCGGCCCTACGAGGAGCACTGGGTGCTGCCGGGCGGCCGCCTGGGTGCCGTCGAAGGGCTGGACGTCTCGATCCGCCGCCAGTTGGCGCAGAAGGTCGATGTGCGCGACCTCACCCACCTGGAGCAGTTGGAGACGCGCGGCGACCCCGGCCGCCATCCGCAGGGCCGCATCCTGGCCACGGCCTACCTCGGCCTGGTGCCCGCCGACATCGACCCGGTGGTGCCCGAGGACACCAGCTGGCACGCCGCGTCCGAACTGCCCGACATGGGTTTCGACCACGCCGCGATCGTGCATTCGGGGCGCAAGCGGCTGCGCGCCAAGCTCTCCTACACCAACGTCGGCTTCGCACTGGCGCCGCCCGAGTTCACCGTCTCGGAGCTGTCGCGCTACTACCGCGCCGCACTGGGCCACGACGTCGCCGCCACCAACCTGCGCCGCGTCCTGCTGCGCCGCGGCCAGATCGAGGAGACCGGCGGATTCGTCCCCTCGGGCCGCTCGGGCGGCCGCCCCGCGGCGCTGTTCCGCTTCCGCGCCCGCCGCCTGGAGATCACCGACGCGTTCGCGGTGCTGCGCCCGCCGGCGGGCGCCTGA
- a CDS encoding HAD family hydrolase: MKIRSVVLDVGETLIDETRIFERWADRLGVPRLAFFGLLGAVLAEGRPLIEAFRLVKPGFELGAESAAWLAEEPESLRENFDSDDLYPDVRPALADLRAMGLSVVVAGNQPTAAGAILAAMDLPADQIHVSDDWGVAKPDPAFFTRVVSATGHTPAEILYVGDRLDNDVLPARRAGLRAALLRRGMLGYLHAGRTEAAQADTVLDGLAELPRWVADQAD, translated from the coding sequence GTGAAGATTCGCAGTGTGGTGCTCGACGTCGGCGAGACCCTCATCGACGAGACCCGCATCTTCGAGCGGTGGGCCGACCGGCTCGGAGTGCCGCGGCTGGCGTTCTTCGGGCTCTTGGGGGCCGTGCTCGCCGAGGGCCGCCCGCTGATCGAGGCGTTCCGGCTCGTCAAACCCGGCTTCGAGCTCGGCGCCGAGTCCGCCGCCTGGCTGGCCGAGGAGCCGGAGTCGCTGCGCGAGAACTTCGACTCCGACGACCTCTACCCCGACGTCCGCCCCGCCCTGGCCGACCTGCGTGCGATGGGCCTGAGCGTGGTCGTCGCCGGCAACCAGCCCACGGCCGCCGGCGCCATCCTGGCCGCCATGGACCTGCCCGCCGACCAGATCCACGTCTCCGACGACTGGGGAGTGGCCAAACCGGACCCGGCGTTCTTCACCCGGGTCGTGTCCGCAACCGGCCACACCCCGGCCGAGATCCTCTACGTAGGCGACCGCCTCGACAACGACGTGCTGCCCGCCCGGCGGGCCGGGCTGCGCGCCGCGCTGCTGCGCCGCGGCATGCTCGGCTACCTGCACGCCGGGCGCACCGAGGCGGCCCAAGCCGACACCGTGCTCGACGGGCTGGCCGAGCTGCCCCGGTGGGTCGCCGACCAGGCGGACTGA
- a CDS encoding ABC transporter ATP-binding protein, with protein sequence MITFEGVSKQYPDGTVAVDSLDLTVPTGHTTVLVGSSGSGKTTALRMINRLVEPTAGRVTIDGRDVRGQDPPVLRRSIGYVIQQAGLFPHRTVLDNIATVPLLLGWRKQRARERARELMELVGLESGHGARYPHQLSGGQQQRVGVARALAADPPVLLMDEPFSAVDPVVRNGLQDELLRLQAELQKTVVFVTHDIDEAVKVGDSIAVLRPGGRLAQLDRPERLLAEPVDDFVEAFVGYDRGVRRLSFFPARDLPLRSDIILAAGATAAEAREVARRTGEPWLLAVDSERHPLGWVGAEAVTAAEGGRGVADLDLVGYGHVFTVSTDSLRAALDAAVLSPAGRAVGVADDGTALGAVAQTELGSAIWAVGADDAGAAEAEPAAQAAADGGDD encoded by the coding sequence ATGATCACCTTCGAGGGCGTGAGCAAGCAGTACCCCGACGGCACCGTCGCCGTCGACAGCCTCGATCTGACCGTGCCCACAGGACACACCACGGTCCTGGTCGGATCCTCCGGCAGCGGCAAGACCACCGCGCTGCGCATGATCAACCGCCTGGTCGAGCCCACGGCCGGCCGGGTGACCATCGACGGCCGGGACGTCCGCGGCCAGGACCCGCCTGTACTGCGCCGCTCCATCGGCTACGTCATCCAGCAGGCCGGGCTGTTCCCGCACCGCACCGTCCTCGACAACATCGCCACGGTGCCGCTGCTGCTGGGCTGGCGGAAGCAGCGGGCCCGCGAGCGCGCACGCGAGCTGATGGAGCTGGTGGGGCTCGAATCCGGACACGGCGCCCGCTACCCCCACCAGCTCTCCGGGGGCCAGCAGCAGCGCGTCGGCGTGGCCCGCGCGCTGGCGGCCGACCCGCCCGTACTGCTGATGGACGAGCCGTTCAGCGCCGTCGACCCCGTGGTGCGCAACGGCCTGCAGGACGAACTGCTGCGGCTCCAGGCGGAACTGCAGAAGACGGTGGTCTTCGTCACCCATGACATCGACGAGGCGGTCAAGGTCGGTGACAGCATCGCCGTGCTGCGCCCCGGCGGCCGACTCGCCCAACTCGACCGCCCCGAGCGGCTGCTGGCCGAGCCCGTCGACGACTTCGTCGAGGCGTTCGTCGGCTACGACCGCGGTGTGCGCCGGCTGTCGTTCTTTCCCGCCCGCGACCTCCCGCTGCGCAGCGACATCATCCTCGCCGCCGGCGCGACAGCGGCCGAGGCGCGCGAGGTGGCCCGCCGCACCGGCGAGCCCTGGCTGCTGGCCGTCGATTCCGAGCGCCACCCGCTGGGCTGGGTCGGCGCCGAGGCCGTCACCGCGGCCGAGGGCGGCCGCGGCGTCGCCGATCTGGACCTGGTCGGCTACGGCCACGTCTTCACCGTCTCCACCGACTCGCTGCGCGCCGCGCTGGACGCCGCCGTGCTCTCCCCGGCGGGGCGCGCGGTGGGCGTGGCCGACGACGGCACGGCGCTGGGCGCCGTCGCCCAGACCGAGCTGGGTTCGGCCATCTGGGCCGTGGGCGCCGACGACGCGGGCGCCGCGGAGGCCGAGCCCGCCGCGCAGGCCGCTGCGGATGGCGGCGATGACTGA
- a CDS encoding ABC transporter permease — MTDAAQGAAAHPLWGWAVESWRWGWANLDDPVGPLLAEHMLLSYASVAIGLVLAVPLGVLSVRYRAVYPPVLGGVNALYAIPSLALFFLLLPYTSFSPWTAIIPLALYTLAILVPNVVDGLNQVPEHVRQAAVAMGFGPLRRLLRVELPVAVPVIIAGLRVASVATISMVSVASLVGLGGLGGIILTYGFARDFVAPVVVGIALSVALAFATDGLLVLTQRALTPWARDRRPARRIRRSGAGRPPVRRSPPPAARAGKEEAV, encoded by the coding sequence ATGACTGACGCGGCCCAGGGCGCGGCCGCCCACCCGCTGTGGGGCTGGGCGGTCGAGAGCTGGAGGTGGGGCTGGGCGAACCTGGACGACCCGGTGGGCCCCCTGCTGGCCGAGCACATGCTGCTCTCCTACGCCTCCGTCGCGATCGGCCTGGTCCTGGCCGTTCCGCTGGGTGTGCTCAGCGTCCGCTACCGCGCCGTCTACCCGCCCGTGCTGGGCGGGGTGAACGCGCTCTACGCCATCCCGTCGCTGGCGCTGTTCTTCCTGCTGCTGCCCTACACCTCGTTCAGCCCGTGGACCGCCATCATCCCGCTGGCGCTCTACACCCTGGCGATCCTGGTGCCCAACGTCGTCGACGGCCTCAACCAGGTGCCCGAGCACGTGCGCCAGGCCGCGGTCGCCATGGGATTCGGCCCGCTGCGCCGGCTGCTGCGTGTGGAGCTGCCGGTGGCCGTGCCCGTCATCATCGCGGGGCTGCGCGTCGCCTCGGTGGCCACCATCAGCATGGTCAGCGTCGCCTCCCTGGTGGGCCTGGGCGGGCTCGGCGGCATCATCCTCACCTACGGCTTCGCCCGCGACTTCGTTGCCCCGGTCGTGGTGGGCATCGCGCTGTCGGTGGCGCTGGCCTTCGCCACCGACGGGCTGCTGGTGCTGACGCAGCGCGCGCTGACCCCCTGGGCCCGGGACCGGCGCCCGGCCCGGCGCATTCGCAGATCCGGGGCGGGCCGCCCACCGGTGCGCCG